The sequence below is a genomic window from Cyanobium sp. ATX 6F1.
CATCATCCGAGCCATTTACCGTCAGGTCCTTGGCAATGCCTATGTGATGGAGGAAGAGCGCCAGATCGTAGCCGAGTCGCAGTTCAAGCTTGGCCGCATCAGCGTTCGCGAGTTTGTTCGACTGCTATCCAAAAGTGCAACGTACCAAAGCCGTTTTTTCGATACATGCAGCCGGTATCGCTATATTGAACTCACTTTCAAGCATTTACTTGGGAGAGCTCCAGACAACTTCGAAGAAATGCGGGGCCATAGCGAAATTCTAGATCATTTCGGGTATCAATCGGATATCGATAGCTATATCGACAGCGCCGAATATCAAAATCGATTTGGCGAGGATACAGTTCCTTACCTGCACGGCTGGCAAACCGGTCCTGGAAAGAGTATGCGCGAATTCACCTGGATGTTCCAGCTCACTCGGGGCGCCAGCAGCAGCGATCTCAAGGGAGACGTAGCCGGAATTGCCCCCAAACTTGGTGGTGCCGCTTACCAGAACACGAGCTTCCCGGTGATCAGCCCTGGTAATACAGCTAGCAGCTTCCGGCTTGCACCCCAGAATGGTGTGGGCAAAACCCGAGCAGGGGTTGGAGCGGGCCAGGAAGGCAAAATCTACAAGATTCAGGTGAGCGGATACCGAGCAAACAATGTTCAAAAGTTTTCCCGCTATCGCCAATCCAATCGAGTGTTCTATGTACCGTTCGAGAAACTCTCAGAGCAGTTTCAGCGCATCCACGCTGAAGGCGGAAAAATAGCAAGCGTGACCCCTGTCAATTGATCGATTCACCTGAGTCCTATTCATTATCATCCCATGCCCACCATTAATCGGTATCAGGCTGCGTCTGCCAATCTGATGCAGCCGAACATAGCTCCAACAAGTTTCTGGCCTCAAGCGGGAACAGAGGCCTGCCAGGTTGCAATTCGTGCCGCCTACAAACAGGTTTTTGGAAACATCGGCGTGATGGAGAGTGAGCGGCTATTCACTTCCGAATCCAGGCTAACAAACGGCGAACGATCAATTCGCGAGTTTGTCACTGAGCTTGGTTGCTCAGAACTGTATCGTCGTCGCTTCTTCGAGACATGCTCACCCCACCGTTTTGTAGAGCTTAATTTCAAGCACTTTCTTGGTCGTGCTCCGCAGTCCGAAGCGGAAGTGACAGAACATGTAGAGCTTCTTCAGGGCAAAGGTCTTGAGGAGGAAATCAAAAGTTATACCAACGGCGAAGAATATCTAAACGCTTTTGGAGAAGATACTGTTCCTTATCTGCGTTCAGTGGTAAGCCAAGTCAGTCTTGCTCAGAACAATTACACCAAGATGCTCTTGCTTAAGGGCACCAACAGCAGCAGCGATAACTCCCAACCGAAACGATCACAGACCCTTCCCTACCTTGCCGCGGCGGCAAGGGCTATGTCGGGTTTGAGTTTCGGTCGATACAATCCATCTCCAACGGCTGTTTACAAGCCGATGCGTTCCACCTCAGGGCTCGACACAGCGCCCCTCAGCCCTTCACTCTACGCCGGCTTTGGAGTCTCACAGCAAGATCAAGAACGCTTAGAATGTTTGGTTGGCAGCAGCGCCGAAGATGTCAAGCAAGTGATTCGCGCCGTCTACCGCCAGGTGCTTGGCAATCCACACCTGATGGAAGGGGACATCCCAACTTCGCTTGAATCGCAACTGATTGACGGGAAACTCAGTGTCAGGGCCTTCATCCGTGAGCTCTGTCTCACAGCTCATTATCAACAGCGATTCTTTGCCAAGGCTTCACCCTATCGCTTTGTCGAGTTGCTATTCAAGCAACTGCTTGGCCGTGCTCCAGAAAATCAAGCAGAATTCAGAGTTCCGCTTGACATCGTGATTCGCCAAGGGTATACAGCCACGATTGACCATTTCGTCAACAGCGAAGAATACATCAACAGCTTTGGAGAGAACGTCGTTCCCTATCTTAAAGCCGTAAAGTCTGCGCAAGGCCGCAGCCAAAGCAATTTCAACCGTACGCTTGCACTCGTCAATGGCTTCAGCGGTGGGGACCGTCAAGTCACCAGTTCTCGTCTGCTCAATCAGGTGACTGGAGGAGCCAATCAGATCATTCCACTGCGCTCGACTGCATCCAGTGGATCGATGCAGCCGCCCGGCAAGCGCTACCGAATTGAGGTCACAAGTCAAACCTTCGGGAGTCGTCGTCGTAGGGCGGCAACAACCTATGAGGTTGCTGGAGACCGCATGACGAGTCAACTGAAGTTCATTCACAGCACAAGCGGCCGTATTGTCAGCATCAGTGAGATCGTCTGAGATCCACTGATGCAAGTTTAGTCTCAGCAAAGCAACTTGTTGCTCCCATTCCCCTTCTCACTTGCTCTAAAACAATGTCTCTCTGGATGCAATCCAACCCCACAAGTGAACTCTGGGCGAGTTCAAGCGAAATGGAGCTGGACGATGTCATGCTCTCCGTCTATCGTCAAGTCTTGGGGAATGCTCACGTAACTGAGTCCGATCGGCTGACCACAGCCGAATCTCAGTTGCGGAATCGTGACATTTCCGTCAGGCAATTTGTCGCCGCTGTCGCCCTCTCTGATGCCTACAGGCAACGATTCTTTGACACGAACTCACAGTATCGTTTCATCGAATTGAACTTCAAGCATTTGCTTGGCCGCGCGCCTCGGAATCAGGCCGAAATTGCCGAACACACAGCCATCTACGCAGCTGCCGGCTATGAGGCCGACATTCTTTCCTACATTGAAAGTGACGAATACAGCTCCGTTTTCGGAGACAACATTACCCCTTTCACCCGCACAGATTCGGCCCAGCTCTCCCAAACAAGAGACTTCCTGCGCACGATTAACCAATGCCGCGGTTTTGCCAGCAGCGACCTAGCTCAAAGCCAGCCAAACGCTCGAAGCTTGGCCTCCAACATTGCAGAATCGGCCAATCCTCCGACAGCCACTCGATCGGGCGGAAATCGAAACGGACGCTTCGAAATTGTGATCGACATGCCCCGCAACAGTGCTGTCAACCGACGGGCTGCCCAAGTCATCACTGTTGACTATGCTCAACTCAGCCAGCGAATCAATGTGATCCAGCGCCAGGGTGCTCGCATTCGCACAATCAAGCCTGTCGCCAAGTAAACTCGAGCAGATTCCATCGTGTTGCCACCATGCTAGTCATGGTGGCTTTCTCTTGCATATTGTAAATTCATTAATCTAGGCCTACTCAAAGAATCCCCAGGCTAAACCGAAACTCAAAGACTTGAAGACCTTGGCCGATATCTCAATCTCAGACTTCGTCGAGAGATCCCTTGGAACATGGCATTCCAAGCGCAGTGGTCACAACCTGGCCTTTCGGCATGTCGAGGAGGTCGAATCCACGATTGAAATCATTGCTGAGCCCCATGATTCCGCTGAGTTAATCCAGCTACTGAACTCTAATGAGGTGGACAGCCAAGCAATTACCAGCCCTTTTCGCATGTCTTGGCGCGGGAGTTCCGATTGGGATGAATCAGAAGTCAGCGCTGGTGAATGCCTGCTCGTCCCAGTCCCGGATGGCACAAGAAGCGGAAGGCTGCTCCGAAGCATAGGTTATACAGAAGAAATTCCTGCCGTAGGTCACTATAGACTTGACGACGATGGGGCGTTTACGCTGATTACTCCTTACCAAGGTTCAAGCGCAGAAGAGCGCATCTGGTTTGCCACAAAGGATGTGAGACTGCGAGTATCGTTGATGCGAACTAAGGGCGGCCAAGGTATCGTCCAAGCTTCTTTTTCTTCAGAGATTCGCCAACGGGATGGGAGCTGAGTAGACATAATCAATGATTGAGATGCAGTTGACCGACACCCAAGCCCGTCAGTGTATTCAGCTCATGGTGGGCTCCTTCCGCAATGATCGCCAGTTTGCCACCCACTCCACTGAGGTATCTCATATTCAACTAGCCTTTCGCCCATTCAACGCTCCTGGCTTTGATGGTTGTTGGCTGTACTCAGAACAGGCCTACACCTTTGACCTCTGGCGTCCGTATCGGCAAGGTGTACACCATGTAACACAACTGTCGGATCGGCTCAGAATCGATAACTTCAGTCCACCTGATCCCCTATTTGTAGCAGGTGCGAGCCATGAACCCAGTCTTCTGAAGACCTTGGAGCGGAGCAAGCTGACTGCAAGGCCTGGCTGCGCTATGGAGTTCTTCCCAAAAGACACAGGTGGCTTCCGCGGCCAGCTTGAAGAAGGCTGTCGCTGCATGGTGCCCCGCGACGGCCAGCTCACCTATCTCGTTAGTGAAGTTCTACTTGAAGAAGGCCTATGGCGTAGCCGTGATTTCGGCTGTGACCCAAAGAGCCATGAACAACGCTGGGGTCTCACTGATCGACAGTTTGAGTTTGAGCTCATTGAGAGTTT
It includes:
- a CDS encoding phycobilisome linker polypeptide, with translation MTFGPASFLGVERFTSINAQEHFSGDANADKDVIIRAIYRQVLGNAYVMEEERQIVAESQFKLGRISVREFVRLLSKSATYQSRFFDTCSRYRYIELTFKHLLGRAPDNFEEMRGHSEILDHFGYQSDIDSYIDSAEYQNRFGEDTVPYLHGWQTGPGKSMREFTWMFQLTRGASSSDLKGDVAGIAPKLGGAAYQNTSFPVISPGNTASSFRLAPQNGVGKTRAGVGAGQEGKIYKIQVSGYRANNVQKFSRYRQSNRVFYVPFEKLSEQFQRIHAEGGKIASVTPVN
- a CDS encoding phycobilisome rod-core linker polypeptide; the encoded protein is MPTINRYQAASANLMQPNIAPTSFWPQAGTEACQVAIRAAYKQVFGNIGVMESERLFTSESRLTNGERSIREFVTELGCSELYRRRFFETCSPHRFVELNFKHFLGRAPQSEAEVTEHVELLQGKGLEEEIKSYTNGEEYLNAFGEDTVPYLRSVVSQVSLAQNNYTKMLLLKGTNSSSDNSQPKRSQTLPYLAAAARAMSGLSFGRYNPSPTAVYKPMRSTSGLDTAPLSPSLYAGFGVSQQDQERLECLVGSSAEDVKQVIRAVYRQVLGNPHLMEGDIPTSLESQLIDGKLSVRAFIRELCLTAHYQQRFFAKASPYRFVELLFKQLLGRAPENQAEFRVPLDIVIRQGYTATIDHFVNSEEYINSFGENVVPYLKAVKSAQGRSQSNFNRTLALVNGFSGGDRQVTSSRLLNQVTGGANQIIPLRSTASSGSMQPPGKRYRIEVTSQTFGSRRRRAATTYEVAGDRMTSQLKFIHSTSGRIVSISEIV
- a CDS encoding phycobilisome rod-core linker polypeptide, which codes for MELDDVMLSVYRQVLGNAHVTESDRLTTAESQLRNRDISVRQFVAAVALSDAYRQRFFDTNSQYRFIELNFKHLLGRAPRNQAEIAEHTAIYAAAGYEADILSYIESDEYSSVFGDNITPFTRTDSAQLSQTRDFLRTINQCRGFASSDLAQSQPNARSLASNIAESANPPTATRSGGNRNGRFEIVIDMPRNSAVNRRAAQVITVDYAQLSQRINVIQRQGARIRTIKPVAK
- a CDS encoding phycobiliprotein lyase, yielding MADISISDFVERSLGTWHSKRSGHNLAFRHVEEVESTIEIIAEPHDSAELIQLLNSNEVDSQAITSPFRMSWRGSSDWDESEVSAGECLLVPVPDGTRSGRLLRSIGYTEEIPAVGHYRLDDDGAFTLITPYQGSSAEERIWFATKDVRLRVSLMRTKGGQGIVQASFSSEIRQRDGS
- a CDS encoding chromophore lyase CpcT/CpeT — encoded protein: MQLTDTQARQCIQLMVGSFRNDRQFATHSTEVSHIQLAFRPFNAPGFDGCWLYSEQAYTFDLWRPYRQGVHHVTQLSDRLRIDNFSPPDPLFVAGASHEPSLLKTLERSKLTARPGCAMEFFPKDTGGFRGQLEEGCRCMVPRDGQLTYLVSEVLLEEGLWRSRDFGCDPKSHEQRWGLTDRQFEFELIESFAHELTHSFDPAKPLP